The sequence TGATGAATAGAGGTAGGAATAGCTTTTTAGCATAAAATATTGCGTGTTTAACTCACTGTCAGGAACTGCAGAAATGGTAGGTTTATTTTAGCTGAGAATCTGCCTTGGAGAACTGGCTGTGCTGTTGAAGCCTAGAAATCTTCCCATAAGTCCCAAGAGCAAGGAGCTGTTTAATTCTTGCTGAGTTTTTAGGTTATTTTTTCTGTATGTTTCtaaaaaatgctgctgctgacagggaaatgaaatgaaaacacctccaggtaacACAAAATCCAGGCAAAGTTAAACCCTAAGTTTATGTTAACATGCTCAGTTCCAAAGGAGCAATTGAAATTGTGCCTTTTTACACAAGATTCATTTCCTAAGCAAGTAGGACCTTAGTGTGTTTCATGCAGAACCTTAGTATGGCCTTGTCCCGTTTGCCTTTCTTCAGATTTGACCTGTCTTCATTTCTGAGGGATACAAACATAGTGCTGCTGCCATTGGCATAGACAATGTCCCagtgaagaaggagaaaagtaGGAATGTGGCCCAGGCTTCTGTCTCCTTCAAAAAAACTTTGCTGTCTCAACGGCTTGAGGGACACAGGGGATAAGTGGTGTCCATCAAGGGTCTGTACTGAGACAAGTGCTGTTCAATAGCATCATCAATGATCTAGAgagtgggatcaagtgcacccccagcaaggTTACAAacgataccaagctgagtggtgtggttgatgTGCTTAGGcaatgggatgtcatccagagggacccagACAATCAgatgaatctcatgaggttcaaaaaggccaagtgcaaggtcctgcacctgagtcagGACAATGTCCTCTTCCAGAAGCAGGGCGTGTGGGCAGGACACAAGGTGCTTCACTTTTACTGAAGGCATGATGGTGGCTACTTGCAGGAGGAAGACTGTGCTCTCTGCACCCACCAAAATGGATATTGGCATCCAGGCCATAGGTTGTGAGGAATGCCACAGCCTTTCACTGGCAACAGGGGGCAACACTGACTATGGGTGTGTGCAGTGTGAGCGGGTTTTTGACCTGCTTCGCTGGTTGGCACTGCTCCAGAATGATGtgatggagctcagggaagaggtGAGTAGCTTAAGAAGCATTAGGGAGAGTGAGAAAGAAATCGATAACTTCCACAAACTGATCTTTACAAACACAGAACAGGAGCTGACAGTTGACAGTTGATGTTCAGTTTGGTAGAGGATTAAAATCTGATTGTGTCTCAGTTTGTCTGAAACAAATCCTAGATTTGTCAAGGCACTCCTTGACAGGATGAGCTGTTGAGCAGGGTAATTCAAtctgcaaaaaaaccaaaccaaccccaaacagccCCACACCATCTCACAGTAAGATAAATAACTACACAGTGGAAAACAGATATCATTACTGGTGTTCAGTCCTCATGCTTCACACCTTGTCTGCCTTGCCTAGGCCAAGCATAAAGCTAAATTTTACATCTATGGAAGGAcataaaaaaaggaagagtaATTGGAAAACAGAGCAGTTGAACCTTTTGACAATCATTTTAAGCATTCTCTTTGAAGCAGATGGCCTGAGTCAAATACCTGTTTTGGCTAAAGCTTTACATACTcaatagaaataaaaaaacTGCACAAGGTttaaacctaaaccaaaccaaccaacccaccaaatgtgaacaaaacagaaaacagtccccacaaacaaacaaacaaaaaccccagaccaaatcacaatgaaaaaaacccaacacacaaacccccccaaaacaaacaacaacaaaacacacagacacacaaaacctCCAAGAAACTAAGCAGAGCAATTTAGAATGagaatattagaatagaataaaccagcttggaagagaccttcgagatcatggtgtccaacccatcatccaacaccacctaatcaactagaccatagGTGGGTTTTTTGAGTCCATAGCATTAAACTCTTATTGAAAGTACATTATAGAATAAAAAGGTACAGCTTCTCTTGAGCATTTTGGTATTAACAAAAGTGGGTTTTCTCCAAACTAAGAATAAAATCCTAACCTGGCTTATTTATgcaacacctttttttttcccttttctttttttgatagTTACAAGTAGGGTAGAGTGTATACATTTGtaggcatagaatcacagaatcatagagtcaataaggttggaaaagacctcaatgatcatcaagtccaacctgtcacccaagatctcatgactactaaaccatggcaccgagtgccacgtccaatctcctcttgaagacctccagggacggtgactccaccacctccctgggcagcacatcccaatggctaacgactctctctgggaagaactttctcctcaccttgagtctaaacatcccctggcacagcttgagactgtgtccccttgttctggtgctggttgctcgggagaggagaccaacccccacctgcctacaacctcccttcaggtagatgtagagagcaagaagctctccccccagcctcctcttctccaggctaaacaatcccagctccctcagcctctcctcacagggctgtgctcgaggcctttccccagcctcgctgcccttctctggacacattcaagtgtctcaacgtccttcttaaactgaggggcccagaactggacacaggactcaaggtggggcctaaccagtgcagagtacaggggcacaatgacttccctgctcctgctggccacactatttctgatagaggccaggatgccattggccttcttggccacctgggcacactactggctcctgttcagccagctgtcaatcagtacccccaggtccctttctgcctggctgctttctgaccccagcctgtagcactgcatggggttgtggccaaagtgcagcacccgccACTTGGACTTACTGAATGTCATCCTGTTgaattctgcccatctgtccagcctgccaaggtccctctgcagatctctcccaccctctaacagatcagctcctgcccccagcttggtgtcatctgcaaatttactgatgatgcactcaatcccctcatctagatcatcaataaagatattgaacaggacggggcccagcactggtccctgggggacaccactagtgactggcctccagctggatgtggcaccattcaccactactctctgggctcagccctccagccagtactATACACAGTTCTGAAATCTAGGAAAATTCATCTGAACAGGGTTTATATTTGTTTAGACTCCTTGGGACTGCATTCAACACTTTTCTGGCAAGCAATCTCCCGAACTCCTATGCTATTCATTAGAAAGACGAGAAGCCTGAGAGTATTCCAAATCATCACCAGGGTTACTACAAAAAATGACTGAAAGTTCAATATACCCTGCCTGTAGTTCCAATGTCAGGCATCCATCCCAACGTGCTACAGGCAGATAAGTAGTAACAATTCCATGTGGGGGAGGGGCAaggttggggggtggtggtctcCTGATTCAGAGTCCGTTGGGTGATCAATGAAGGCATGAACCCCGTTGCAGCAGTGttccagaaaagcagagagcagagaacctgagaagtcctcccagaagaCCTTTATTGCTGTGTTGTAGAATCCCTTGCATTACATATTCTtagagtcccacttacagaagtcccagaagcccttaacagatgaagcagctaacagaagtcctgagTATACGCTTAGCAGCATCCTTACACCAAAGTCCTAGGCAGAAGAAGTAGCTAACAGAAAcagaagcccccagcagccctacccacccccccagcccccttatATCTAAGAGTGGCTGTTTTTATAGTCTTTGCTATCAACCAAGCAGTAAAATCCAACCAGATATAGAAGCTAATATCTTTTTCCAGTAAGAGGTGTCAGCacgtcaaggaggtggcttctgcagcatgttccaatgcaGGGGTGACAACGTGAGGATgctgttcttggcacacatgggTGTTCTTGTTCTGCTCTAGGCAGCGTGCAATTGGTCAGCTAAGAActcctgcactctgcacatacccagcagctgccctcagagcagttGCTTCAACAGGGTGGAAGGAACTCACAGCACCTTATAAATCATATGGCTTGAAAATGCAGAAACCCCATTTTTTCCCAGAACTGTGAACTCTGTTTATGGATCCCTGATAGTTTCTATTTAAATTTCTGCAGACTTCTCCACCTTTCTCATGCATTCTAAACCAGATTACAATTCTTTCTTGTTCTATTCAACCCTTTTTTCTGGatgtgtggtagtttcaggctatatCTTTAcaattttgttacagattttgatcAGAAAAGTAGGAAAATGTCAATAAATTGACAattgaaaagggaaataaagataattctaaatttaagaaggacattgagactcttgaacgtgtccagagaagggcaatgaggctggggagaggcctcgagcacaagccctacgaggagaggctgagggagctgggatggtttagcctggagaagagaaggctcaggagagaccttattgctctctacaactacctgaagggaggttgtagcccggagggggtgggaggggcagagagacagcttccctggtctcttgaccaCAGGCTTCtcgtgttgtttgttaattgtaaatatctgtaaaatattgtaaatattgtatatttgtatatattaattgcattccgTGGGAGATTGTAGGTTGGCCtggaaatacagctttcatttgcttccagctgagctggtctggcaaagtgaaTGTTTGGGGcgttaatttcaacccaccacaaaatgaAGGGCGCCTAAAGAGGCTTTGAActtcaggtgaagtctcactTCTGGCACGTATGTGCTACACATGTCACAGCCCTAACTCGTTTGCTGAAGTTTTCTGCTTCAGTTTGCAAGCTTGATGGAGAAAGTAATTTCTGCTCCTAAGGTTCCTATTTCACTGTTATCATTACAACAAGTATTAGAATTGGATTAGCATAAAATGGAGATTCAGAAATTCTGAGAACAATTGAAATAATAATCGCTATATAAAGGCTTAATAAAGCTTTATAGCACAGAAATAAAGGGGAAGATTCCAGCTGAAAGTACCTGAAAATTGCAAGAACGGCCAAGATTCTATTTAAATGAGAGCTCTTCTACTCTTCTCCCCTACACAGCAAGAAATTCAGCATGattcagagaggtgattctgcccctctactccattCTTATGACACTCCACCTGGACTACTGTttgcccttctgcagcccccaaagaaagaaggaaatggaaCTGTTCgagcgtgtccagaggagggacacaaaaatggtcagagggctgcTGCACCTCTCCTCTCAAGTCTGGTAAAGTCTGTTCAGccatgagaagagaaggctctggcaaCAGCTCATAGCAGTCTGCCAgtgtttgaagggggctacaggacagCTGATGAGGGACTTTTTGAAAGGGTAtgtactgacaggacaagggggaatggcttcaaactggaaaaagCTTAATTCAGATTAGAAGTTAATAAGAAATACTTTCCCacaagggtggtaagacactggaaagtGTTGCCTAAAGTTGTGGAGGTTCCGACCCTGGAAGTTCAAAGCCTTAAGAAATCTGGTCCAGAAGGAGTTGTCCTTGCAAATGGCAGGAgaattggaattagatgatcattaaggtcccttttaacccaaactagtctatgattctatggtgctgtgattctatactCACACAAATATTTTAATCCAATCACGTTAATCACTTGCATTACAGTAAGTAATGCAGTGACCTTGTATCAAACTGAACCTCAATTAACCTTTGTTAATTTCTGCTAAATGCTACGAATTTCATTCAGAATTTGTCAAATTATTAATCTGCCTCAATAAACCACATTGCTGCCTTTTTATCTGGATGAGGTGACATGCACTCGCTCCACAGTGAGCAGGGTCTTAGAATTCCACAAGCGGTGATTTAAAGGAGAACGATCCTGTTGCCACCACAATATGCTCAACAGAACAGTAGGCAGACTAAGAATGAAATGGAAATTCACATTATAATTGTGAATTTTTTACCATAAACTCAGGAATCATCTGAAAGCAAGCTTGTACTCCCTGTGTACATTGTACTCAATACGGACACCAATTACTGACTGACAAAACTGCTAATAATCTAACTAGGAGAAGGCTGTATGATTCCTCATCGCTGTAGACAAGCAGCCTGAGCGACCATGAGTGAGGTTTCAGTGATTTCAGGTTGACTCAGTTCTGTAGGCACAAAACTACCTGGAGGGACAGGTAAACTGCAACAAAGGGTAAAATTACAGCTCCACTTCAACCATATACTGGAATGAATGACTGGGAAGTAGTTGCAGAAGTTAGCAACACAGCTTTAAATGCACCTCAGGTGGAGTACgaatctcctttttcctttgcttacaCATCACTTCCTTACAATCTAGTAGGTAAGGAGCCTTCCTATCTGTCAGTCTCTCCTGCACAAGCCCTTAAAACTGGGAATGGAAATGCTGTGCTTCCTTCATGACTAATTACCTGACATTATATGTAATCCAAACTTTAACAGtcatgttttgttgtttttatccTTAAAACTGGGAATGGACATGCTGTTTAATATCCAGAGTGGCAGATCTATGCATAGAATATGCCCAAACATCTATAATTTAAAGAGTCAGGAGTTAAAACTAGCATAAAACATAGCACCAAAATAGCTTGCCAAGTGTTGCACAAAGAGCAGCAACATAACTGATACTGACATCTAGGATCTGACATActcagcatgtgggcaagcacTCTGCACAACTTCTCCTTCTGAATCCTTCAGCTGTCAAGAGATGTCAGTGTCCTTGAACTGTCCCCAGTGTGACCAACTGCAGTTGATTTATTTCAGCCTAACTATAAAAAATAACTACAAATGAAGCAGGGCGGGGAGGGGAATGGTCTTTATGTTAAACAAATACATAggatagtgataggatgagcgggaatggcttgaagcttgagaagggttgatttagattagatatcgggaagaaagtctttacagtgagaactgagatgctggaacaagttgcccagggaggctgtggatgccccctcccgggggagtgttccaggccaggttggatgaggccttgagcaacctgatctagtggctGTCAGCCAAGGTAAACCCACTACAGCTGGGATATAAGTAGGGCAATgcaggaacatcttcctaaggagaaaggggaaggtaGTTTTCTGGAAAAGGTGTTCTGCTGTTCTTACAcaagtgtttgttttctcctagTAGATGTAACAAATGGAAGATTGAATGTTATGTCTGGTAACCCAAGCAACTGATTCATTTTGATGACCCACACCCACTTCAGATTTGTGCAATTTTACTGTTGCATTATCAACTAAATAAGAATGTTTATTCTTCTTTAATGTGGTCGGTAAATAGTTTTCTGGATCATCAAGCTTTGATTTCAGTAATTATCTCggggtttttttcatagtgtttgttggttgttaAGCCAGCCCTCTCAAGGTTTCAAAATTCTCAGCATGCCTGATTGTTTTGACTGCCTGTCTACAAATTTTCATTCTCAATTATTCATGCTGGAAACTATTAATGATTTGTTTTAAACCCCAAGAAAGCAGACAGAGCGACATGTGGTGAGAGCTTTCATTCTGTCAGTACTGATACACTAAATCATGATCACTTTAGAAATGAAACAATACCTGAGAATTCCTATGGTTttaaaaatgtgctttttccaaaacatttttttccccacagaaacAATTGAAACCAGCAGGTGGTTAGTACCTCTGAAAAGTTCCTAAGAATTAACATACCAGTTCAATGAAAACAATTTCAGCTGTAGCCCATCCCTACTGGTAGCAGTTAGTGAATGAGAAGGGAAATAGGTCACGCTTTTCCCAGCAACAGTGAGTTTTGGGTCTTCTTGGCTGCACTGGGCTGTTATTTATGATAGCATTCAGGAGATCTATTCTCCATGATTTTGTATAATGACTTTCTGAACTTGTTTATAACATTTCTtgaccctgcagctcctggagcagagtCTTCCATTGCATCTGTAGATGatagggctggaaggagaagaaaattccCGTGGATTTGTTCAGTGTTAGCTGTCTTGTAATAGTTTGTGGTTCATCCTTCTTCCATTGGGTGAAGTAATGAATAAACCTACCTTGCTTGTCTTTTCCCCACTGTTAGAATTTTTGTGGGCCTTTACCTGTTAACTGACTTTATAAGCCCAAGAATCACAGTTCTTTGAGGTTACAGACATAGAGGatatagagagatagagatagatagagatGCTGTTCCCACTTTCTGATCAACCCTTCTTCTCATAACATGAATAGCATGAACATACATTGGGATGTTAGGAACCCAGATGCCAGAAACCATGAAAGTATTTAACCAAATAGTCTACTTGTGTACAGGAACATAACTTCTTCATTATTTTAACAGCAAATTAAGAGAGAGTTAAGATctgtgttttgtgggttttattcTGGGTTTTTATATTACTTCCTTCAGGGAAATACAATCTTGACTAATGTTTGAATACCACACTCATCCTCCTTctggagcactgctgtgggTCTGACCATGATGCCTCTAATGTTGCCtaaaaaaaatgacaaacagGAGAAGAACCTGTAAGTACTCCCTGCGGTGCAGTCTTTTCAACAAACTGAGATTAACAATAAAATCCACCCATGGAACCACAAATTTATTTAATACTGCATACACCTCTATATttatggcaagaggaggggcaaggataacctccactccttagtggacatggtggGGAATATTGTaattaaagatgaggaaaaggcagaggtatttaacaccttctttgcctccatttttaatagcagggcaggttgtgttccagacaactggcctcctgagctggcagattgaatcagggagcagtatagttcccctgtgatccaggaggaagtagttaggggTAGAATGTCTTGTGATTGCCCCATGGCAGAAGCCTTAGTACAAGAATCAGAGAAACCAAAGCCTACCACAtcagctcttctgccaaggTGCTCATCCTGACTCTGGGGGAGGAGAGCAGTCAGCAAAACTATGGCCACGTTtcccaacaaagcaaaacacagacacagctgAAGCACTTGCTCAAATAACAAGGACTTACCACTATGTACAGAGGGGAAAGTTCCCAGAAGACACTGAGGGCacggaggaggaaaggctgctcAGTCTCCAGGTGCTGACATACACCTCCTGAGGCACAGCTCCATGCACGCCTCTTCCTTTAGGATCCCTGGGATCACTCTCTCCAAAAGCTCCTCCTCAATCTCCTCAAACTGTCTCAATGCCTCTGTGTAGGCAGCCTGATCTTGCACCAGATGCGCAAAGAGGTTGGGTGGCTTAGATCTTCTGAAGTCTGGAGGCAAGATGATCTCCTTGGGCACCTTTGCACTGCCAAAGAAGAAGCTGTcgagctgcttctcttccagagCGTAGTGCAGGTACCTCATGACATCTGCCATGCGCATGAGGCagtcctctctgctccagcctgacaCGGGGGTGGTGTTGAGGACGTGCATGAAAACTGTCTTGATCATATCAGGGGTAAAGACTGTGCCCTTCATTATGGTGGTGCAGAGGTGTAGGCACTTGAGGTGGTAGCTGCCATATGGAACCTCTTCGGCTATTtggatgaagaacttcctctctGCCACAAGGTAGCTCTCTGCCCAAATTGTGCTTGGGGTGTTGCTGTCTGCTCTAGGGGGGCTGCTGAAGAAGATATCTGAGGCACCTTGCTGTACCCCAAACAAGATGTCAAGCATGAAGGTGTCTCCGGAGTGACTTTTCAGCTGCATCAGGCAGGAGGTCTGGCTGTCGGGCAGCACCTTCATCTTGTAGCGACGTGACTCAGGCAATGCCACCCAGGCTTTCTTCACCAAACCCTTGAACCAGCGGGCGAGTTTAGCCACATCAAGGTATGAGTTGGTGCAGAGGATGTCCAGGACCTTAGGCATCTGGTTCTCAGGACGGTGGAGGAAGCACAGCGCCTTCTGTCCCCCACAGGTGCATTCCAGCTCCACACGGATGCGGCAGTCCCTGCCTGgaatctgctgcctgctccctagTGGCTCCAGGTGGAACCTGTGTCCAGTGGGTGGCTTCAGGGGCAGAAGTAGGTGGTAGATAACACGATCAGCTTCATCGGGACTCCATccctcaaagccactgcccacACCAATGGcattctgcagctctggccagAAACTATTTGACAGGCGCATTCGCAAGTTGTGCAGCAGCTTATCCACCAGCCCCTTCACCACCAGTCTCCTGGAGATGATTTTCTGCACAGGCCACTTGATGGACCTGTCAAAAATCATGTCTGATAACTTCTCCTCTTCCAGACCTTCTAGAGCTCttctttcctcattttcttCATCCATGCTGATGGCCAAGATATCCTTCTTGGTTTGGGCTGAGTCTGCCTCATGGCATCTTTTCCTGAGCCACCAGGAGAGCCAAAACAGGAGGACTAGCACTCCAGCAATGGCAGCAAagagcacagctccccagcttgtgatgctctgctcctgaggcctctgctgctggatcATGGGCACCAGGCTCCACTGAGGtcggcttctcctctccatctcctccatcagaGGAGTCATCTCCTGCTTCATCTCCTTCTCCCGCTCCTCCATGCGCTTCCATGCGGCCTCATCCGGCTTCTCATGAACCTTCACTGAGAACAGGATTAGGCCTTGCAGAAGCAAAGCTAGGAGCTTTGTAGCAGCCATGGcctgcaggagaaaggagagaagggatTCAGTGGGGCTGGAATAATGGAATTAGTGGTGGAGACCAAGCACGGAAATAGCAGATAATTAGGGTCAGGTAAGACCTcaagggaggcaggcagctgggatgctGCAAGGGTCTGCATCCAGCCCCAGCTTCAGGGTGCTACTGTGAGCACCTGGTGCCTTagtgttgaggaatggcttgaatctcagggacatggttctaCGGAACAAGTGTttgaacaaagtgtgtaggccgttctccatcttgttgtttactgctcacagttgGATGatgtgctgatgcagcaaggtCACCATAGCTTTGTGGATGTGCTTGCAGCTGTGCACAGGATAACAGCATGTGAAACAAAGTGTATGTGAAACAAAGAACTAGTTAGAGAGGAGGTTGTGAAATTGCACGTAGACCTAACCGCAAGGAGGCTGGATATTATATTGTAACCCTGAACCAATAGCCAATGGAATAATGACATctgtgcatatttagctgagatgctCTGTAAGGTGTGCAtttgaacaataaagttggagcttgcttatcaatcatattgattgccaCTTGTCTTCCCTTGCCATCGTCCCGACACCTTAGTGCAGGGTGAGGCCTCCTATGCCCCAGGGAGCTACCCCTCTGCCTTGGCTCTcatccaccctcccctccctacACCCACACTTACCGTTAGCCGAAGCTCTactgaggcactgctgcccagtgccGCAGTTATAGCTGCTCACCCATTGTGATGTCACAAACCACACAGGATGGAGTTGCCAGGACCACTGGCCACATGCACTGGCCCAGTCCAGTGACTCTCAGCCATCCAAGGCAGCCACGCCCACTGGCCACGCCCACTGGCTCTGTTCAGTGACTCACAGCCACCCAAGGCAGCCAAAGCCCTGACCCCTACAAAGTGCAAAGCCAACATGGAGGTTGTGGTGCCCAGGGTCTCCTCTTCCCAGgcagagagacctcaaagagcctTACAGAAAGTCAGATCAGATGACATGATCCTGGGACCTGCTGTTGCTCCTTCAGATGCCATCCACAGAgctggaatcatctcccttggTGCTGGCCTCTCTCATGTGGTTGTGGCTGTGCTCTTGGTGCCTTCATAACACAAATGGTGGCATGCTGGTGGTGTGGCATGGGATGGCAGGATGgggcctggcagcaggaggcagcatgaTCAAAGACCTTGGCAGTCTTTGGCCTTACATTCTCATTGGATTTCCCCTTCAGGTGTCCCAAAATGCAGCTATGAGAGCACCTCTTCCACTGCACAACTGCTGTTAGTGCCCTGCTTCTCCAAAGCATGGCAGAGACAGAGTGAGTGTGCGCCTTGAATTGCAACCACACTCATGGAAGATCTTGCCACCTCACTGGCCTTGCCCAAGGGTCAGGCTGTAGGGCTCCAAGGCCTTGCTTTGCCTATGACTCCCCACCTCGGAACCCACTTCACACTTTCTGCCTGCACAGGCAATGGTGGTAAAGCTGTGGAAGGACAGAAgttcttgggattgccccaTGGCAGATGCATAGGCCGGGCAGGGAACCTTACATGTCTCAGAACTGGTGAAGCATGAGCCCACCacctcagctcttctgcagcgtgctcagcctgcctctgtggcagctgagcagtcaGCAACCTATGCCCATGTTTCCCACTAAAACAAAGCACAAGCACAACGTTAACTtacagctgtgcacagaggaaggagtggaaggcctggaagaggctggggTGGTCAGTGTCCAGGTGATGACTGGAGTCTCTCTCACAAGCCTCCTAACAATGGCCTCTTCCGCAGCATCAGTCCAGAATTCTGTCAGTACTAGCCCTGGATAatcagctgattttcttgagGGTTCAGATGGCTCCTTTAGTGGTGTCCCTGAAGATGCTTCTGTCACTTCAGAAGAGATGCAAGTTAAACCACAGACCCTCATGGAAAAGagcatttttttcctgaccCCTGCTACTCTTAAGCCACTTGTGGAGATTCTTGCCACAAAAAGGGCCATAGTgagacaagagaaaggaaacattCCAGGCTTGATTGGAGAGCTTGTGTGGACTGACTAACAGTTTATATCAGGCTAGaagcagtaagaaaaaaaataggtatGAGTGAGCAGTCAGCAacctgtggcagtttcaggctacacatttaaaatttagctgcagatttccagcagaaaagtagaaaaacataaataattcactattgggtgtgaaatggaaaacaaaagattattctaaacaaattcactgGACAGATTGTCTGGATTAGAAGCACTTGTTCCATAATATCTTTCACATTTTGCTTCCATGCCCATTCcttttcagaatcacagaatcaccaagattggaagagacctcaaagatcatcaaatccaacctgtcacccaagacctcat is a genomic window of Dryobates pubescens isolate bDryPub1 chromosome Z, bDryPub1.pri, whole genome shotgun sequence containing:
- the LOC128899499 gene encoding inositol 1,4,5-trisphosphate receptor-interacting protein-like 1, which translates into the protein MKMWTSPDMSVVHRKLITEVLGSQWHPFTAKMTEASSGTPLKEPSEPSRKSADYPGLVLTEFWTDAAEEAIVRRLAMAATKLLALLLQGLILFSVKVHEKPDEAAWKRMEEREKEMKQEMTPLMEEMERRSRPQKRCHEADSAQTKKDILAISMDEENEERRALEGLEEEKLSDMIFDRSIKWPVQKIISRRLVVKGLVDKLLHNLRMRLSNSFWPELQNAIGVGSGFEGWSPDEADRVIYHLLLPLKPPTGHRFHLEPLGSRQQIPGRDCRIRVELECTCGGQKALCFLHRPENQMPKVLDILCTNSYLDVAKLARWFKGLVKKAWVALPESRRYKMKVLPDSQTSCLMQLKSHSGDTFMLDILFGVQQGASDIFFSSPPRADSNTPSTIWAESYLVAERKFFIQIAEEVPYGSYHLKCLHLCTTIMKGTVFTPDMIKTVFMHVLNTTPVSGWSREDCLMRMADVMRYLHYALEEKQLDSFFFGSAKVPKEIILPPDFRRSKPPNLFAHLVQDQAAYTEALRQFEEIEEELLERVIPGILKEEACMELCLRRCMSAPGD